Below is a window of Acetomicrobium sp. S15 = DSM 107314 DNA.
TAGATAGGTATGAGCGGAAGAAGGATGGGAAGAGTGATCATCACGATGCTCCAGGCATCGATCACGAAACCAAGCCCGAACCAGACAACTTGTATGGCTATCAGCATCGTCCACCAGCCTATCTCATGGGTCTCGACCAGCCGCGTCACCAATCTGGAGGCTCCGAGGCCCATGTATACGGCGGCAAAGGCTTGAGCAGAGAAGAGGATCCACATCATGAACCCCTGGACTCTTATCGTGGCATTAGCGGAATCTTTGATCAATTGCCAGTTCAAACGTCGATGGATGGCGCTGCACACCAGAGCGCCGAAAGCCCCGACCGCAGAGGCCTCCGTAGGTGTGGCGATGCCGCTGTAAATTGAACCCAGAACAGTAATTATAAGCAGAAGAGGAAGGATTACACCCTTGAGTGACCTGATTTTTGCTCCCCAGTCGGCCCTCTCTTCGGGCGGAAGAGGAGGACCAAGCTCCGGATTCCGGTAGCACTTCACCATTATGTAGACAATTATCAACAGAGAGCAGAGCAACCCTGCTCCCATTCCTCCGGCGAAGAGCTTACCTATCGATACTTGGGCGATAGTCCCGTAGAGAACCAAACTGATACTTGGAGGTATAAGAGGACCAAGAACGCCCCCAGCCAAGATGCAGCCTGTTGCAAGGGTTTTATCGTACCCGCGTTTGAGCATGGCCGGAAGGGCCATGACCCCCATGATCACCACGCCGGTGGAGGCAATCCCCGACATGGCCGCTATCAGTGTACAGGTTATCACTGTGCCGACCGCAAGGCCGCCCCTAAGAGAACCAGTCCAACGGTACATCATTTCGTACAGATCCTCCGCTACGCCGGAGTGCTCCAAAACTGACGCCATCAACACGAAGAGAGGACAGGCAACTAGCGTGGTGGTAGACATCATGGAAAAAGTCCTGGCGACAATAATAAAGAGGGATTCAGGACCCCAGAACACAGCGGTGAAAACGGTGGCTAATCCACCGAGAACAAAAGCTACAGGAAGCCCCAATGCCAGTAAAAGGAACATGCTACCGAACAACAGAATGGAAATAAGTCCTATACCCATGAGATCACCTCAGTTATCGGTTGCATCTTCGGCACTGGCCCCTACTACAAGCTCCCGGCCAGTCATAGCTATATAGAGATCCTTGACGGTCTTGGTCAGCCCCTGGAGTAAAACCAGGGTAGCCCCCACGGGAATGGTCAGCTTGATCGGCCATATAGGGGGACCCCAGGGGCTCCCGGAATATTCCAAAATCTTCAGGCTGGCCCAGGCCCAAGGTGCACTTTTCCACAACAATGTGCCTACAAAGGCATAGAACATAGTCCAGGTGAACAAGTCAACTATAGCCTTTGTACGCAGCGGAAAGCGCTGGTAGAACACCTCTACGTTGACGAACGCCCCCCAGCGAAGGGCATAAGCTCCTCCTATGATAAAGTGCGCTCCGTAAAGCATGCACGACGTCTCGTGGGCCCAGATGGTAGGCCTGTTGAACACATACCTCATTACCACCTCGTACACCAGTATGAGCATTATCGGATAAACGAGGAAACCGACTATCCTGCCAACCCAATCATTCAGGTTGTCGACAAACCCAACTAGCGCCACTAACGATCTCAACCGCCTCACCTCATCGGACACATGAGTTCCCAACGAAAATATACCCCCTCCCCCAGAAGAGAGGGGGCACGTTTCCTCTGTATTTTCTACGCTCGCAGGATCTCAATCTATGTAGCCGTAGTCCCTCATAAACTGCTTAATGATCTTAACTCCCTCGACGACCCTTGGATCCTTCGCCCCAACTTCCTCTGCAATTTTATCAAGGTACGGCAGCGAGAATTCGTTGGTTATCTTGTCAACGTCTTCCTTCCCCCATTCGATATAAGTGGTTCCCCACTCGGGGAAGGACTTGTTGAACATCTCGCGTTCCTGCATCGTGCAGACGTCCGCATAATCCTTAGCGAAAGCGATGGCCGCCGTATTAACAATAGCCTTTAAGTCGTCGGGCAAGGCATCCCAGGCTTTCTTGGATACCCAAAGCTCCATTCCCTGTGGGACCTGCCAGGGCGGGCCAATAAAATACGGACAGACTTCGTAAAGCTTAAGGTCGCGATACAGCCACCAAGCGGTGCCACTGCCATCAAGCGTTCCCATGGCGATGGCCATGTAGGTCTCTGGGTGTGGAAGCATGACCGGAGAGGCCCCAAAGTGTTCCATGCAGTCTGACATAGCGCCAAAAAACCGCACCTTGAATCCTTTGAGGTCATCGACCGAGTGCAGGGGTTTCTTGCTCCAGAAGTACGTGTTTCCTACGTTATGGCTCCCAAGGAAATGAATGCCTTGGTCTTTCAGGCCTTCTCCAATTAGATTATCCAATCCTCTATGATGATATAACTCATTAAATTCATCGTTGGTTCGCGTAACGAAGGGAGGCATATTGCCTGCAGCTAGCCAACCTACGGGGATCGCTCCTCTAAAAAACAATCCACCTGTATTGGCTATCTGGATCATGTTTGCCTGCAATGCGGGGAACACTTCCGCATAGTCCACCAACTCACCGGCATAGTGCAAGGTTATGTTCAGCCTGCCGCCAGACATCTCACGTACCCTCTCGATGAAAGGAGGAATGACATATGTCGTCGAAAGCGCTCCAGGTGTATGATGACTCTGGAATTTCCAGTTGATGACTTTTGCCGCCGCTGCAGGATGCGAAAAATCGACAACCAGCAGGGTTACACTCACCGCAAACACCATTACTAAAGCTATCAGACTTCTGTGCTTCACGTAAACCACCCCCTTCAGACTATCTCTATGTTTCTTGCTTGCCTTTGCTCTTATGGACATCACCCCACTTATTTCTGATCGGGTGGCCGAAAACAAAAAGCGCATCTCATCGCCTTTTGCCACAACTTATATAAACCATACTAACTTTAACCGAAGTATGTTCGGTTTAAAAGAGTAACAAGGCATTATCAGCCCCCCAAGACACTTCACCTAAAATATAAATGAAAGAGTTACGATAACTCCATAGACAAGGTTCATATTATCACATCTAACCTGCGCCAGTCAAATAGCGGTT
It encodes the following:
- a CDS encoding TRAP transporter large permease, with the translated sequence MGIGLISILLFGSMFLLLALGLPVAFVLGGLATVFTAVFWGPESLFIIVARTFSMMSTTTLVACPLFVLMASVLEHSGVAEDLYEMMYRWTGSLRGGLAVGTVITCTLIAAMSGIASTGVVIMGVMALPAMLKRGYDKTLATGCILAGGVLGPLIPPSISLVLYGTIAQVSIGKLFAGGMGAGLLCSLLIIVYIMVKCYRNPELGPPLPPEERADWGAKIRSLKGVILPLLLIITVLGSIYSGIATPTEASAVGAFGALVCSAIHRRLNWQLIKDSANATIRVQGFMMWILFSAQAFAAVYMGLGASRLVTRLVETHEIGWWTMLIAIQVVWFGLGFVIDAWSIVMITLPILLPLIPIYGFDPLWLGVLYAVNTQTGYLTPPFGTMLFLMKGIVPKDITMTDIYRSVIPFVLTQLVCLALCVIFPKLVTWLPDLFFK
- a CDS encoding TRAP transporter small permease subunit, whose translation is MGTHVSDEVRRLRSLVALVGFVDNLNDWVGRIVGFLVYPIMLILVYEVVMRYVFNRPTIWAHETSCMLYGAHFIIGGAYALRWGAFVNVEVFYQRFPLRTKAIVDLFTWTMFYAFVGTLLWKSAPWAWASLKILEYSGSPWGPPIWPIKLTIPVGATLVLLQGLTKTVKDLYIAMTGRELVVGASAEDATDN
- a CDS encoding TRAP transporter substrate-binding protein DctP; amino-acid sequence: MKHRSLIALVMVFAVSVTLLVVDFSHPAAAAKVINWKFQSHHTPGALSTTYVIPPFIERVREMSGGRLNITLHYAGELVDYAEVFPALQANMIQIANTGGLFFRGAIPVGWLAAGNMPPFVTRTNDEFNELYHHRGLDNLIGEGLKDQGIHFLGSHNVGNTYFWSKKPLHSVDDLKGFKVRFFGAMSDCMEHFGASPVMLPHPETYMAIAMGTLDGSGTAWWLYRDLKLYEVCPYFIGPPWQVPQGMELWVSKKAWDALPDDLKAIVNTAAIAFAKDYADVCTMQEREMFNKSFPEWGTTYIEWGKEDVDKITNEFSLPYLDKIAEEVGAKDPRVVEGVKIIKQFMRDYGYID